A stretch of the Arthrobacter stackebrandtii genome encodes the following:
- a CDS encoding Lrp/AsnC family transcriptional regulator: MIDAIDREILRTLQDDGRMSATALAAEVGLTVAPCHRRLKDLEASGAIVGYRAVIDPAAVDLGFQALVFVTLDRVDRATVDEFEAKVAENVHITSAQRLFGDPDYILKVLARDLEDYQQYFDNELTSLPGVLRLRSTLVMKNLKPKAGLPL; this comes from the coding sequence GTGATTGATGCCATTGACAGAGAAATTTTGCGCACGCTGCAGGACGACGGCCGGATGAGCGCCACCGCGCTGGCTGCCGAGGTTGGCCTGACGGTGGCTCCATGCCACCGCCGGCTGAAGGACCTGGAGGCGTCCGGGGCCATTGTGGGGTACCGGGCAGTCATCGACCCGGCCGCCGTGGACCTGGGGTTCCAGGCCCTGGTGTTCGTGACCCTGGACCGCGTTGACCGGGCAACGGTGGACGAGTTTGAGGCGAAGGTTGCCGAAAACGTCCACATCACCTCGGCCCAGCGGCTGTTTGGGGACCCCGACTACATCCTCAAGGTCCTGGCCCGCGATCTGGAGGACTACCAGCAGTACTTCGACAACGAGCTGACCAGCCTGCCGGGCGTGCTTCGCCTGCGCTCCACCCTGGTCATGAAGAACCTCAAGCCCAAGGCGGGCCTGCCGCTGTAG
- a CDS encoding polysaccharide lyase 8 family protein, with protein sequence MTISNISRRTLFRAAGSAAVAGLLLGTAAPGFAAAPATYSDLIARRRAVLTGGLDASAVPELAAQLAQIVAKTSSTWESMDKSAGRTSPWADLPLSGIGSTATATSNMALAFNRLFDLAMGHAVPGTAQTGNAQLAADIIDGLQLLSDTAYKPGMKAAGNWWFWEIGNPRKVADILILMHDVVPAPLRSALLAAVRWFAPNPNWRGRAASFAETGANRVDKAVSCAMRGILAEDPDEIAMSRDALSDVVGDGRNSLFKQVTAGDGFYPDGSFIQHGKLPYAGTYGVVAMAGVAELINMLGGSEWEVVDPERTTLLDSVENTFAPFVWDGRVMDTIRGRAVSRQNAPDYTDGFALIGAVLLLAPGAGEPYTSRFLALAKGWLERCADQNMVGHPTQRLARSLLALDVLNNAAVQASPAPVYTRMFADQDRLVHHRPAWGATVSTSSKRVGRYEWGNDENNHGWYQGDGMSYVYTRTDQAQFSSDFWPTVDPYRLPGTTVNLEPRPSGSSGAGTGIPGAFQAFAGGIQLDGRLGVVGMDHLNHNKSLAAKKSWFFLDGAMVCLGAGINGTGGAEVLTTVDNRSYAPGGTPPLRIDHAKVALAAGQVRTANGSVHIDGYAGFVFLKAENAAASASVAVVARTGTWKAINSGADTGGTDVPVSRDYVTIVQSHGADPENAGYAYMVLPAADHSDTFKKAARPGIEVLANKAGAQLIKVADESLIAGNFFSAAEASGYSASGPCTVAVHEVGTQLTLTLADPSRTQAVVRLTLPPTAAGWNSVAAADDGCTVISTSPLTVEFAVGGTRGHQKSITLAR encoded by the coding sequence GTGACGATCTCCAACATTTCCCGACGCACCCTCTTTCGAGCAGCCGGTTCCGCAGCAGTGGCCGGGCTTCTCCTGGGCACAGCCGCCCCCGGTTTCGCTGCTGCCCCCGCAACGTACTCGGACCTCATTGCCCGCCGTCGAGCCGTCCTGACCGGCGGACTGGATGCCTCTGCCGTGCCTGAGCTGGCCGCTCAGCTGGCCCAGATCGTGGCAAAGACATCGTCCACCTGGGAATCCATGGACAAGTCTGCCGGCCGCACCAGCCCCTGGGCCGACCTGCCACTGAGCGGCATCGGGTCCACCGCCACAGCCACCAGCAACATGGCGCTGGCCTTCAACCGGCTCTTTGACCTGGCCATGGGCCACGCCGTCCCCGGCACCGCCCAGACTGGCAACGCGCAACTGGCAGCGGACATCATCGACGGCCTGCAATTGCTCTCCGACACCGCCTACAAACCCGGCATGAAGGCCGCCGGCAACTGGTGGTTCTGGGAAATCGGCAACCCGCGGAAGGTCGCGGACATCCTCATCCTCATGCACGACGTCGTCCCGGCACCCTTGCGCTCAGCCCTCCTTGCCGCTGTTCGCTGGTTTGCACCGAACCCGAACTGGCGCGGCCGCGCTGCCAGCTTCGCAGAGACCGGCGCCAACCGCGTGGACAAGGCCGTTTCCTGTGCCATGCGCGGCATTCTGGCTGAGGATCCGGACGAGATCGCCATGAGCCGCGACGCCCTCAGCGATGTGGTCGGCGACGGCCGGAACAGCCTGTTCAAGCAGGTCACCGCCGGCGACGGATTCTACCCGGACGGCTCCTTCATCCAGCACGGCAAGCTCCCCTACGCGGGGACGTACGGCGTGGTGGCGATGGCCGGCGTGGCGGAACTGATCAACATGCTCGGCGGCAGCGAATGGGAAGTTGTCGACCCGGAACGCACCACGCTGCTGGACAGTGTGGAGAACACGTTCGCCCCGTTTGTCTGGGACGGCCGCGTCATGGACACCATCCGCGGCCGTGCCGTGTCGCGCCAGAACGCCCCTGACTACACCGACGGCTTCGCCCTCATCGGCGCCGTCCTGCTGCTCGCCCCCGGCGCCGGCGAGCCGTACACCTCCCGGTTCCTGGCCCTCGCCAAGGGCTGGCTGGAGCGCTGCGCAGACCAGAACATGGTGGGCCACCCCACCCAGCGCCTGGCCCGTTCACTGTTGGCGCTGGACGTCCTGAACAACGCAGCCGTGCAAGCCTCCCCGGCGCCCGTGTACACCCGCATGTTTGCCGACCAGGACCGGCTGGTCCACCACCGGCCGGCCTGGGGTGCCACCGTCAGCACCTCCTCCAAGCGCGTTGGCCGCTACGAGTGGGGCAACGACGAGAACAACCACGGCTGGTACCAGGGCGACGGCATGAGCTACGTGTACACCCGCACGGACCAGGCACAGTTCAGCAGCGACTTCTGGCCCACCGTGGACCCCTACCGCCTGCCCGGGACCACCGTAAACCTGGAGCCGCGGCCCTCCGGTTCATCCGGGGCCGGCACCGGAATTCCCGGGGCATTCCAGGCCTTTGCCGGCGGCATCCAGCTTGACGGGCGGCTGGGCGTGGTGGGCATGGACCACCTCAACCACAACAAGTCCCTCGCTGCGAAGAAGTCATGGTTCTTCCTCGACGGCGCTATGGTGTGCCTGGGCGCCGGCATCAACGGGACGGGCGGGGCCGAAGTGCTCACCACGGTTGACAACCGTTCCTACGCCCCCGGCGGGACGCCGCCCCTGCGCATCGACCATGCCAAGGTGGCACTGGCCGCTGGCCAGGTGCGCACGGCCAACGGATCGGTGCACATTGACGGATATGCCGGATTCGTGTTCCTCAAGGCCGAGAACGCAGCCGCTTCGGCGAGCGTGGCCGTCGTCGCCCGCACCGGCACGTGGAAGGCCATCAACTCAGGGGCAGACACCGGCGGCACCGATGTTCCGGTCAGCCGCGACTACGTCACCATCGTCCAGTCCCACGGAGCCGATCCGGAGAACGCGGGCTACGCGTACATGGTCCTGCCCGCCGCCGACCACTCGGACACCTTCAAGAAGGCGGCCCGGCCCGGCATCGAGGTGCTCGCGAACAAAGCCGGCGCCCAGCTCATCAAGGTGGCGGACGAGTCCCTCATTGCAGGCAACTTCTTCAGTGCCGCGGAGGCTTCCGGCTACTCGGCATCCGGCCCGTGCACCGTGGCGGTCCACGAGGTTGGGACGCAATTGACCCTCACGTTGGCCGATCCCTCCAGGACGCAGGCAGTTGTCCGGCTGACACTGCCGCCCACCGCGGCGGGATGGAATTCAGTGGCGGCTGCGGACGACGGCTGCACCGTCATTTCCACCAGTCCGCTGACCGTGGAGTTCGCCGTGGGCGGCACCCGCGGGCACCAAAAGTCGATCACCCTGGCCCGGTAG
- a CDS encoding hydroxyacid dehydrogenase: MPAKHPAAGLPQATLAMEPGLRDRLFTPAALNRLASNVSLQDRAITNLDMTGVDLSTTEILLGGWGCPVLDAGVLDRMPRLHTVVYTAGTVKGFVTDELFARGIQVSSGAATNAQPVAEFTLAAILLAGKRIFEIDAEYRTTGNYRPASTKSGRWGNYGLTVGIVSASLIGRRVIELLAPFDVEVLLYDPFHQLPGVQNVSLEHLLANSDVVSIHAPELPETRHMLNAETLALMQDGATLINTARGSLVDEPALLAELHARRLHAVVDVTEPDVLPPGSPWFHAPNLTLTPHIAGSQGNEMFRLGDSAVREIERLVAGQPLMHVVRQEALAFTA, from the coding sequence ATGCCTGCCAAACACCCCGCCGCCGGACTCCCCCAGGCAACCCTCGCCATGGAACCGGGCCTGCGCGACCGACTCTTCACACCGGCGGCGCTGAACCGCCTGGCATCCAACGTCTCCCTCCAGGACCGTGCCATCACCAACCTGGACATGACCGGCGTCGACCTTTCCACAACCGAAATTTTGCTGGGCGGTTGGGGCTGCCCCGTCCTCGACGCGGGCGTGCTGGACCGCATGCCGCGACTGCATACAGTGGTTTACACGGCCGGAACCGTCAAGGGGTTCGTCACGGATGAACTCTTTGCCCGTGGCATCCAGGTCAGTTCAGGTGCAGCGACGAATGCCCAGCCGGTTGCCGAATTTACGTTGGCAGCCATCCTGCTGGCCGGCAAGCGGATCTTCGAGATCGACGCGGAATACCGCACGACCGGAAATTACCGGCCGGCCTCAACAAAGTCCGGGCGCTGGGGCAATTACGGGCTCACAGTGGGGATTGTCAGCGCGTCGCTCATTGGCCGCCGCGTCATTGAACTGCTGGCTCCGTTTGATGTGGAGGTGCTGCTTTACGACCCCTTCCACCAACTCCCCGGCGTCCAGAATGTCTCGCTGGAGCACTTGCTGGCCAATAGCGACGTTGTCAGCATCCACGCACCCGAATTGCCGGAGACCCGCCACATGCTGAACGCCGAAACGCTCGCGCTGATGCAAGACGGCGCAACGTTGATCAACACCGCCCGCGGCAGCCTTGTGGACGAACCTGCCCTGTTGGCGGAACTTCATGCCCGGCGGCTGCACGCTGTCGTCGATGTCACGGAACCGGATGTGCTGCCACCGGGCTCACCCTGGTTTCACGCCCCCAACTTGACCCTGACGCCCCACATCGCCGGATCCCAGGGAAATGAAATGTTCCGGCTGGGTGATTCTGCGGTCCGCGAGATTGAACGGCTGGTGGCCGGGCAGCCCCTGATGCATGTTGTCCGCCAGGAAGCCTTGGCTTTTACGGCCTAA
- a CDS encoding carbohydrate ABC transporter permease yields MSTPTITRSSVNGAAPAAPVKVRTKRSAPAWSSKAAVNLMLVLFCLYTLLPLTWLVVASTKSTADLYGTPGFAFGDMNFIPNLVTLFTWENGTYLRWLLNTVAYAGVGSVFSVFVSFLAGYAFDKFDFPGKERWFAFILVGVLIPAAVTTMPLYLLAANIGLVNTFWGVFLPSIASPFGVYLARVFSNGYVPAELIEAARLDGAGEMRIFTTIVAPLMKPGIVTLLLMSFSAAWNNIFLPLVMLTDNQLFPIALGLYSWNGRSDVEPEFAQLTIIGSLIAIIPVIVMFMSLQRFWKAGLGSGAIK; encoded by the coding sequence ATGAGCACTCCAACCATCACCCGCAGCTCCGTGAACGGTGCGGCACCAGCCGCCCCCGTCAAGGTCCGCACCAAGAGGTCAGCACCGGCCTGGTCGTCCAAGGCAGCAGTAAACCTCATGCTTGTGTTGTTCTGCCTCTACACCCTGCTGCCGCTGACGTGGCTCGTCGTGGCCTCCACCAAAAGCACGGCAGATCTTTATGGAACTCCCGGCTTTGCCTTCGGGGACATGAACTTCATTCCGAACCTGGTCACCTTGTTTACGTGGGAGAACGGCACCTATCTGCGGTGGCTGCTCAACACGGTGGCGTACGCCGGCGTCGGCTCTGTATTCTCGGTCTTCGTTTCATTCCTGGCCGGATACGCCTTCGACAAGTTCGACTTCCCCGGCAAGGAACGCTGGTTCGCCTTCATCCTGGTCGGCGTGCTGATTCCCGCCGCCGTCACCACCATGCCGCTGTACCTCCTGGCAGCAAATATTGGGCTGGTCAACACCTTCTGGGGTGTCTTCCTGCCCAGCATTGCGAGCCCCTTCGGGGTCTATTTGGCCCGCGTGTTCTCCAACGGATATGTCCCCGCCGAACTGATTGAAGCCGCCCGGCTCGACGGCGCCGGCGAGATGCGGATCTTCACCACCATCGTCGCCCCGCTCATGAAGCCCGGCATCGTGACGCTGCTGCTGATGTCTTTCAGCGCCGCCTGGAACAACATCTTCCTGCCCCTGGTCATGCTCACCGACAACCAGCTGTTCCCGATCGCCCTTGGCCTGTACTCCTGGAACGGCCGCTCGGACGTCGAACCGGAATTCGCGCAGCTGACCATCATCGGTTCGCTCATCGCCATCATCCCCGTCATTGTCATGTTCATGTCCCTGCAGCGCTTCTGGAAAGCCGGCCTAGGATCAGGAGCCATCAAGTAA
- a CDS encoding sugar ABC transporter permease: MLFLGFTIAPIIYSAYLSLFAEKSSGLGFGGVKKTFIGLENYIRAFQDSVFLTGFLNVATYCLIYIPIMIALALAIALLLDSAVARAKSFFRLAFYLPTIVPGLIAAIIWTYLYTPGVSPVVDLFEMTGATWNMGGQLAALFSLSNIAIWLHTGYNVILFFAALQAVPREVLEAAKVDGAGPFRTAIAIKARMISGAVGLAVLFTVVGAMQLFAEPLLLQGKATSINSTWTPNMFIYQTAFEKHDFGYAAATAIIFASLIGLLSWVVTKIGNKAQA, translated from the coding sequence GTGCTGTTTCTCGGCTTCACGATTGCCCCCATCATTTACTCGGCCTATTTGAGCCTCTTCGCGGAGAAATCCAGTGGTTTGGGCTTCGGCGGCGTCAAGAAAACGTTCATTGGGCTTGAAAACTACATTCGGGCCTTCCAGGATTCGGTGTTCCTCACCGGCTTTCTCAACGTCGCGACGTACTGCCTGATCTACATTCCCATCATGATTGCGCTGGCACTTGCCATAGCGCTTCTTTTGGACAGTGCAGTGGCACGCGCCAAATCCTTCTTCCGGCTGGCCTTCTACCTGCCGACAATCGTTCCGGGTCTCATTGCCGCCATCATCTGGACGTACCTTTACACGCCCGGGGTCAGCCCCGTCGTCGACCTTTTCGAAATGACAGGGGCCACCTGGAACATGGGAGGGCAGCTCGCGGCGCTATTCTCGCTGTCCAACATCGCCATCTGGCTGCACACCGGATACAACGTGATCCTGTTCTTTGCCGCCCTCCAGGCGGTTCCCCGCGAGGTCCTTGAGGCGGCCAAGGTCGATGGTGCCGGGCCGTTCCGCACGGCGATTGCCATCAAGGCGCGCATGATTTCCGGTGCGGTTGGCCTGGCTGTCCTGTTCACGGTGGTCGGTGCCATGCAGCTGTTCGCCGAACCGCTGCTGCTGCAAGGCAAGGCGACCTCCATCAACAGCACCTGGACGCCCAACATGTTCATTTACCAGACGGCTTTTGAGAAGCACGACTTCGGCTATGCGGCAGCGACGGCCATCATCTTTGCCTCTCTCATCGGCCTGCTTTCCTGGGTGGTTACAAAGATCGGAAACAAGGCACAGGCATGA
- a CDS encoding ABC transporter substrate-binding protein has product MRNIRRSSFLSAAAGALAIAVLSGCGGTAPAAAPDGPVEITFSSWLKGSADVVEAYNAAQDEVHVTFQEVPTSADNYPQLSNQVKAKTAPDVITVEYPRVAEMATQGVLKDITKEAGGLVSKEFSPSIQSLVNFGGATWGVPLDAGVLQMYYRADLFEKYGIEVPTTWDEYSAAAAKVAAADPKVRLASSPAADPALLAGFAWQHGAQWSSLDGDAWTVSIDDEATVEAMNVQQELLGAKLLWTEDAPVLQQKQTDGQLLSVISGAWYGGALMSSFGDQAGKWRVAPLPSNSDKPASAMYGGSTFGISSTSDKAEAGVKFIQWMTTTEAGMEARLSGKSSVFPVNETARAAAFKAFDPSFFGGQDIYEVAGEGLESIPEGWVWGPATVTTFTSLVDSATKVKEGTATIADGLPAAQTATVEDLKNRGIAVK; this is encoded by the coding sequence ATGCGCAATATTCGTAGGTCCAGTTTCCTGTCGGCAGCCGCCGGCGCCCTCGCCATCGCCGTCCTGAGCGGCTGCGGCGGCACGGCTCCGGCAGCCGCCCCGGACGGTCCGGTTGAGATCACCTTCTCCTCGTGGCTCAAGGGTTCCGCCGATGTGGTCGAGGCCTACAATGCGGCCCAGGACGAAGTCCATGTGACCTTCCAGGAAGTGCCCACTTCCGCTGACAACTACCCGCAGCTGAGCAACCAGGTCAAGGCCAAGACGGCCCCCGACGTCATCACCGTGGAGTACCCGCGCGTTGCCGAGATGGCGACGCAGGGCGTGCTGAAGGACATCACCAAGGAAGCCGGCGGCCTGGTCTCGAAGGAGTTCTCCCCGTCCATCCAGTCGCTCGTGAACTTTGGCGGCGCCACCTGGGGCGTGCCGCTGGATGCCGGCGTGCTCCAGATGTATTACCGTGCCGACCTCTTTGAGAAATACGGCATTGAAGTGCCCACGACCTGGGACGAATATTCCGCAGCTGCAGCCAAGGTCGCCGCTGCCGATCCCAAGGTGCGCCTGGCGTCCAGCCCCGCCGCGGATCCCGCATTGCTTGCCGGATTTGCCTGGCAGCACGGCGCCCAATGGAGCAGCCTTGACGGTGACGCCTGGACAGTCAGCATCGACGACGAGGCAACCGTTGAGGCCATGAACGTGCAGCAGGAACTCCTGGGCGCCAAGCTGCTCTGGACCGAAGATGCCCCCGTGCTGCAGCAGAAGCAGACGGACGGCCAGCTGCTCTCCGTCATCAGCGGCGCCTGGTACGGCGGCGCCCTGATGAGCAGCTTCGGCGACCAGGCCGGCAAGTGGCGGGTTGCCCCGCTGCCCTCCAACTCCGACAAGCCGGCATCCGCCATGTATGGCGGTTCCACCTTTGGCATTTCGAGCACCAGCGACAAGGCCGAAGCAGGGGTCAAGTTCATCCAGTGGATGACAACGACGGAGGCCGGCATGGAAGCCCGCCTGTCCGGGAAGTCATCCGTCTTCCCGGTCAATGAGACCGCCCGTGCCGCCGCATTCAAGGCTTTTGACCCGTCGTTCTTCGGCGGCCAGGACATCTACGAAGTGGCGGGCGAAGGCCTGGAGTCCATCCCGGAAGGCTGGGTCTGGGGACCGGCCACCGTCACCACCTTCACGTCGCTAGTCGATTCCGCGACAAAGGTCAAGGAGGGCACTGCCACGATCGCCGACGGCCTCCCCGCAGCCCAGACGGCCACCGTTGAGGACCTTAAGAACCGCGGCATCGCAGTCAAGTAG
- a CDS encoding substrate-binding domain-containing protein, with product MSRSVAERRAAILESLNQSGPRKVRELADELGVSAVTLRRDIEDLANQGTLVRKHGMAHPLSAEAPAPRKQPTVGLVVPHSDYYYDGIISGAKRACAEAGARLILGVSAYDQLTEMQQGRRLVANGVDGIVIAPTPNPETGLLSEKQESWLGSLTVPTVLMERPPSNAGPAAKLDSVTSAHAAGAAAAVRHLAELGHERIACLLIQGPNSAPIQAGYEEAVAILGLTSLGVVSEGRQGSVDAAPALHQLIKDGATALFIHNDQLATRALTWLQDAGTQVPRDVSIVGYDDVIAAYASVPLTSISPFRAHVGHRAVRLLLDRIQQAATPGESPFEAAEHIYLVPQLVERESTRPRK from the coding sequence ATGTCCCGAAGCGTCGCCGAACGGCGGGCCGCCATCCTTGAATCCCTCAATCAATCGGGCCCCCGAAAGGTGCGTGAACTTGCCGATGAACTTGGCGTCTCGGCCGTCACCCTGCGCAGGGACATCGAGGACCTCGCCAACCAGGGGACCCTGGTGCGCAAACATGGCATGGCCCATCCCCTGTCAGCCGAGGCCCCCGCACCCCGCAAGCAACCGACAGTCGGCCTCGTCGTGCCCCACAGCGACTACTACTACGACGGCATTATTTCCGGCGCCAAACGCGCCTGTGCAGAGGCTGGCGCCAGACTCATCCTCGGCGTCTCCGCATATGACCAGCTCACAGAAATGCAGCAGGGAAGGCGGCTGGTGGCCAACGGAGTTGATGGGATCGTCATCGCCCCGACGCCCAACCCCGAGACCGGATTGCTGAGCGAAAAGCAGGAAAGCTGGCTGGGCTCCCTGACCGTGCCAACAGTGCTCATGGAGCGCCCTCCGTCCAACGCCGGCCCGGCAGCCAAGCTGGATTCGGTCACCTCCGCACACGCGGCGGGTGCGGCCGCCGCCGTCCGCCACCTTGCCGAACTTGGGCATGAACGCATTGCCTGCCTGTTGATCCAGGGCCCCAACTCAGCCCCCATTCAGGCCGGGTATGAAGAAGCCGTCGCAATCCTCGGGCTCACATCCCTGGGCGTGGTTTCCGAAGGCCGGCAGGGCTCCGTCGATGCCGCACCCGCCCTCCACCAGCTCATCAAGGACGGAGCCACCGCCCTCTTTATTCACAACGACCAACTCGCCACACGTGCATTGACCTGGCTGCAGGATGCCGGAACGCAGGTCCCCCGGGATGTGTCCATCGTCGGGTACGACGACGTCATCGCCGCCTACGCTTCCGTTCCGCTCACCTCCATCTCACCATTTCGGGCCCACGTGGGGCACCGCGCCGTCCGCCTGCTCCTGGACCGAATTCAGCAGGCCGCCACGCCGGGCGAATCGCCGTTCGAGGCCGCAGAACACATCTACCTCGTGCCGCAGCTCGTGGAACGCGAGTCGACCCGACCACGAAAATAG
- a CDS encoding (Fe-S)-binding protein, which yields MKIALFATCIVDAMYPRTAQATVAILERLGHEVVFPEGQACCGQMHVNSGYFKEARTVVANHVEAFDTDDYDVAVAPSGSCVASVKHQHELVARRCGDTALEARAAVVGAKTYELSQLLTDVLGITNAAEQLGSYFPHKVTYHPSCHGMRLLRLEDRQLNLLASVGGIEMVELPEADQCCGFGGTFSMKNADVSSAMNADKAANICGTGAELCSGGDASCLLHIGGGLSRQGSDVGTLHFAEILASTLENPVSVTGEVKVKLAGSKR from the coding sequence ATGAAAATTGCGCTCTTTGCCACCTGCATCGTCGATGCCATGTATCCGCGCACGGCACAGGCCACGGTGGCCATCCTGGAACGGCTGGGACACGAGGTGGTGTTCCCCGAGGGCCAGGCCTGCTGCGGCCAGATGCACGTGAACTCGGGCTACTTCAAGGAAGCCCGTACGGTGGTGGCGAACCATGTGGAGGCCTTCGACACGGACGACTACGACGTCGCCGTTGCGCCGTCGGGCTCCTGCGTGGCCAGCGTCAAGCACCAGCACGAACTCGTGGCGCGCCGCTGCGGAGACACGGCGCTGGAAGCCCGTGCCGCCGTTGTGGGCGCAAAGACATATGAACTCTCCCAGCTGCTGACCGACGTCCTGGGCATTACGAACGCCGCAGAACAGCTCGGTTCATACTTCCCCCACAAGGTTACATACCACCCCAGCTGCCACGGGATGCGCCTGCTGCGCCTGGAAGACCGCCAGCTGAACCTGCTGGCGAGCGTGGGCGGCATCGAGATGGTGGAGCTGCCCGAGGCCGACCAGTGCTGCGGCTTTGGCGGCACCTTCTCCATGAAGAACGCCGACGTCTCCAGCGCCATGAACGCCGACAAGGCGGCGAACATCTGCGGCACCGGCGCCGAGCTGTGTTCCGGCGGCGATGCCAGCTGCCTCCTGCACATCGGTGGCGGGCTGTCCCGCCAGGGCAGCGACGTGGGCACCCTCCACTTCGCGGAGATCCTGGCCAGCACGCTGGAAAACCCCGTCTCAGTCACGGGTGAAGTCAAGGTCAAGTTGGCAGGGAGCAAGCGATGA
- a CDS encoding LutB/LldF family L-lactate oxidation iron-sulfur protein, whose product MSSNTFLGMPSLPVFGHGNLNATEAFPKAAHRELGNEQLRANLGHATHTIRDKRLKVVAELPDWEDMRNAGAAIKDATMANLPALLEQFEANFTARGGVIHWARDAQEANEIVTALIRETGETEVVKVKSMATQEIGLNEYLEEQGIAAYETDLAELIVQLDHDKPSHILVPAIHKNRSQVREIFLREMPVVDPNLTDEPAKLAEAARKHLRKKFLSAKVAVSGANFGLADTGTLTVVESEGNGRMCLTLPETLITVMGIEKLLPTWEDLEVFMQLLPRSSTGERMNPYTSLWTGVTPGDGPQNVHLVMLDNGRTAALADEMGRTALNCIRCSACMNVCPVYERTGGHAYGSTYPGPIGAILSPLLTGIKSEENNSLPYASSLCGACYDACPVKINIPEILVHLRGEDVDSKRAKVKVPTQMDLMMKGAEWAFAKGSHLSLLEKGLPLGTLAAGRDKVIKKLPGIAGGWTQSRDIPAPPTQSFRQWWAKEHKPGAAVVPGSTNSPEGEQA is encoded by the coding sequence ATGAGCAGCAACACTTTTCTGGGCATGCCCTCACTGCCCGTCTTCGGCCACGGCAACCTCAACGCCACCGAGGCGTTCCCCAAGGCGGCGCACCGCGAGCTCGGGAACGAGCAGCTGCGCGCGAACCTGGGCCACGCCACCCACACCATCCGGGACAAGCGCCTGAAGGTGGTGGCCGAGCTTCCCGACTGGGAGGACATGCGCAACGCCGGCGCCGCGATCAAGGACGCCACCATGGCGAACCTGCCCGCCCTGCTGGAGCAGTTCGAGGCCAACTTCACAGCCCGCGGAGGCGTCATCCACTGGGCCCGCGACGCCCAGGAAGCCAATGAGATCGTCACGGCCCTCATCCGGGAAACCGGCGAGACCGAGGTGGTCAAGGTCAAGTCCATGGCCACGCAGGAAATCGGGCTCAACGAATACCTTGAAGAGCAGGGCATTGCCGCCTACGAGACGGACCTGGCCGAGCTGATCGTGCAGCTGGACCACGACAAGCCCAGCCACATCCTGGTCCCGGCCATCCACAAGAACCGCAGCCAGGTCCGCGAAATCTTTCTGCGCGAAATGCCCGTGGTGGACCCGAACCTCACGGACGAGCCGGCCAAGCTGGCCGAGGCTGCCCGCAAACACCTGCGCAAGAAGTTCCTCTCCGCCAAGGTGGCCGTCTCCGGAGCCAACTTCGGACTGGCGGACACCGGCACCCTGACCGTGGTGGAATCCGAAGGCAACGGGCGCATGTGCCTGACCCTGCCGGAAACCCTCATCACCGTCATGGGCATTGAAAAGCTCCTGCCCACGTGGGAGGACCTGGAGGTGTTCATGCAGCTGCTGCCGCGCTCCTCCACGGGGGAGCGGATGAACCCGTACACCTCGCTGTGGACCGGCGTCACCCCCGGTGATGGCCCACAGAACGTGCACCTGGTCATGCTGGACAACGGGCGCACGGCCGCCCTTGCCGACGAGATGGGCCGCACCGCGCTGAACTGCATCCGCTGCTCCGCCTGCATGAACGTCTGCCCGGTCTACGAACGCACCGGCGGCCATGCCTACGGCTCCACCTACCCTGGCCCCATCGGAGCCATCCTGTCCCCGCTGCTGACAGGCATCAAGAGCGAGGAAAACAACTCCCTCCCCTATGCCTCCTCCCTGTGCGGAGCCTGCTACGACGCCTGCCCCGTCAAGATCAACATCCCGGAAATCCTCGTCCACCTGCGCGGCGAGGACGTCGACTCCAAGCGCGCCAAGGTCAAGGTCCCCACCCAGATGGACCTGATGATGAAGGGCGCCGAGTGGGCGTTCGCGAAGGGCTCGCACCTGAGCCTGCTGGAAAAGGGCCTGCCCCTGGGCACGCTCGCCGCCGGGCGCGACAAGGTCATCAAAAAGCTCCCGGGCATCGCCGGCGGCTGGACGCAAAGCCGGGACATCCCCGCACCGCCCACCCAGTCGTTCCGCCAATGGTGGGCCAAAGAGCACAAGCCGGGTGCCGCCGTCGTGCCCGGCTCCACAAACAGCCCGGAAGGGGAGCAGGCATGA